The Planococcus versutus genome contains a region encoding:
- a CDS encoding GDSL-type esterase/lipase family protein, which translates to MKRILFIVVVLLCIVSGCSPSSIFGNDKAEPRKKPVNISFTVPPNFIPQSVVITALGDSLSQGVGDESNLGGYTGRIASEIRTWQGIKGVTVENTAKRGRRSDQLLAMLQQGKLTGPVGQADYLTLTIGGNDVMKIVKRDLFSLNIEAFDEELVLYENRFNQIITGIREMNPNAPLIVMGIYNPFSLVTDEVEEFDVIIDSYNEKMKNRVEADPQACFVPISDLFIGNKNLVYHSDFFHPNSKGYDLIAERMLKRMDECGLSYEE; encoded by the coding sequence TTGAAACGCATCCTGTTTATTGTAGTAGTGCTTTTGTGTATAGTGTCGGGGTGTAGTCCATCTTCTATCTTTGGCAATGATAAAGCAGAACCAAGAAAAAAACCTGTCAATATATCTTTCACAGTGCCACCTAATTTTATTCCTCAATCTGTAGTCATTACTGCACTTGGCGACTCTCTGTCTCAAGGTGTAGGAGATGAAAGCAATTTGGGTGGTTACACAGGAAGAATAGCGTCAGAAATTCGAACGTGGCAAGGAATCAAAGGTGTTACAGTTGAAAACACTGCTAAACGCGGACGTCGGAGTGACCAGTTATTAGCTATGCTTCAGCAAGGTAAATTGACGGGGCCAGTTGGGCAAGCCGATTATTTAACGCTAACAATCGGTGGTAACGACGTTATGAAAATTGTGAAGCGTGATTTATTTTCATTGAATATAGAAGCTTTTGACGAAGAATTGGTTCTTTACGAAAATAGATTTAACCAAATTATTACTGGGATTAGAGAAATGAATCCCAACGCACCATTAATTGTTATGGGCATTTACAATCCCTTTTCGCTTGTAACAGATGAAGTAGAAGAATTTGATGTAATCATTGACTCTTATAATGAGAAGATGAAAAATAGAGTAGAGGCCGATCCTCAAGCCTGTTTTGTTCCTATCAGTGATTTGTTTATTGGCAATAAAAACTTAGTTTATCATTCGGACTTTTTTCATCCAAACAGCAAAGGGTATGATTTGATAGCGGAGCGTATGTTAAAAAGAATGGATGAATGTGGCTTAAGCTATGAAGAATAG
- a CDS encoding DegV family protein, which translates to MSKIHIVTDSTADLKPEIIEKYDLHVVPLSIQVGGKNYLDRVDLEPESFLELMKNTDEMPKSSQPAPGLFKELYDKLGKNGDQILSIHMTGGMSGTVESAKTAAQLSDSDVTVVDSRYISHALTFQVFEAAEMAKAGKSMEEIVARVEQIRLNTKLFVVVDSLDNLVKGGRIGKGRALLGSLMKIKPIASLDGGEYTPVAKVRSHKQVVEYLMKDYNERTAGKKVKGVGIAHANGLAMADPLRKKIKETGFTDIQFDFTTPIISTHTGIGAIGFMYYTD; encoded by the coding sequence ATGTCAAAGATTCATATCGTGACAGATTCGACCGCTGATTTAAAACCGGAAATCATTGAAAAATACGACTTACATGTGGTTCCCTTAAGTATTCAAGTTGGTGGAAAAAACTATTTAGACCGTGTCGATCTTGAGCCAGAATCTTTTTTAGAGTTAATGAAAAATACTGATGAAATGCCAAAAAGTTCGCAACCTGCTCCAGGTTTATTTAAAGAGTTGTATGATAAGTTAGGCAAAAATGGAGACCAAATCTTATCGATTCATATGACTGGTGGAATGAGTGGAACCGTTGAATCTGCTAAAACTGCAGCTCAATTGTCTGACTCTGATGTAACAGTCGTCGATTCGCGTTACATTTCGCATGCCTTAACTTTTCAAGTTTTTGAAGCTGCCGAAATGGCTAAAGCAGGAAAGTCAATGGAAGAAATCGTTGCACGTGTTGAACAAATTCGGCTAAATACAAAGCTCTTTGTCGTAGTCGATTCACTTGATAATCTCGTTAAAGGCGGAAGGATTGGAAAAGGTCGCGCTTTGCTAGGCTCATTAATGAAAATTAAACCGATAGCTTCGCTAGATGGTGGAGAGTATACGCCTGTAGCAAAAGTTAGAAGTCATAAACAAGTAGTTGAGTATTTGATGAAGGACTATAACGAGCGGACGGCAGGTAAAAAAGTTAAAGGTGTCGGAATTGCTCATGCTAATGGACTAGCAATGGCAGATCCACTTCGCAAAAAAATAAAAGAAACCGGTTTTACTGATATTCAATTTGACTTTACAACGCCAATTATCTCTACCCACACAGGTATCGGAGCAATTGGATTTATGTATTATACCGATTAA
- a CDS encoding lysophospholipid acyltransferase family protein, which produces MSVGKRKTTVFNSIRTFSFLFGYLPISAINFKKIVKQKPRLSLQEYDQLVHTEPQKWASGIMKRTNSTVTIIGTENLPEGPVLFVSNHEGNFDIPTFLSTIPKPFGFISKKEVNKFPIIPMYMKEMNCVFLDRTDRRSALKSIADTVEKLKKGHSILIFPEGTRSKGDGIGEFKAGFVRIAKDAGVPIVPVAIHGTADIMEKNNNKIMPANVTVQLLNVVGIDELNDIKPKEAIALVHGRIANALATIATKKLTN; this is translated from the coding sequence ATGAGCGTCGGAAAAAGAAAAACGACCGTGTTTAATTCGATTCGTACATTTTCATTTTTATTTGGCTATTTGCCAATCAGTGCGATAAATTTTAAAAAAATCGTAAAACAAAAGCCGCGACTAAGTTTACAAGAATATGATCAATTGGTTCATACGGAACCTCAAAAATGGGCGAGTGGCATTATGAAACGAACAAATAGCACAGTAACTATTATAGGTACTGAAAATTTGCCTGAAGGACCGGTCTTGTTTGTCAGTAATCATGAAGGGAATTTTGATATTCCGACGTTTTTGTCAACAATTCCAAAGCCTTTTGGTTTTATTTCTAAAAAAGAAGTAAACAAATTCCCTATTATTCCGATGTATATGAAAGAAATGAATTGTGTTTTTTTAGATCGTACAGATCGACGAAGTGCATTAAAGTCAATTGCAGATACAGTTGAAAAGCTAAAAAAAGGCCATTCTATTTTGATTTTTCCTGAAGGTACTAGAAGTAAAGGTGATGGAATCGGCGAGTTTAAAGCTGGATTTGTGCGTATCGCGAAAGATGCAGGTGTGCCAATAGTACCGGTTGCGATTCATGGAACTGCAGACATCATGGAAAAAAACAACAATAAAATAATGCCAGCAAATGTAACAGTTCAACTTTTAAATGTAGTCGGTATAGATGAGCTAAACGACATAAAGCCAAAAGAGGCAATAGCACTTGTGCATGGTCGAATTGCCAACGCACTCGCTACAATAGCTACAAAAAAATTAACAAACTAG
- a CDS encoding dihydrofolate reductase has protein sequence MISMMVAHDLNRVIGKNNELPWHIPADLAYFKEHTIGKGIVMGRNTFESIGRPLPKRRNIVVTRNDDYTADGVNVVHNIQDAIKLAREKHEEIMIIGGEQVFESVLPDADRLYITLVQHEYNGDTYFPEYGREWKLVSESEQQTSNDVTFSYLVYERRKKKNDRV, from the coding sequence ATGATTTCAATGATGGTAGCGCACGATTTGAACCGTGTTATCGGAAAAAATAACGAATTGCCTTGGCATATTCCAGCAGATTTGGCTTATTTTAAAGAACATACTATTGGAAAGGGCATTGTGATGGGACGGAATACGTTCGAATCTATTGGACGTCCTCTTCCGAAGCGACGCAATATTGTTGTGACTCGTAATGATGATTACACTGCAGATGGTGTGAATGTCGTTCATAACATTCAAGATGCTATCAAGTTAGCAAGAGAAAAGCATGAAGAAATTATGATTATTGGTGGTGAGCAAGTTTTTGAATCTGTATTGCCTGATGCAGATCGTCTTTATATCACGCTTGTTCAACACGAGTATAATGGTGATACGTACTTTCCGGAGTATGGACGTGAGTGGAAGCTTGTGTCGGAGTCTGAACAACAAACTTCAAATGATGTGACTTTTTCGTATTTAGTATATGAGCGTCGGAAAAAGAAAAACGACCGTGTTTAA
- a CDS encoding thymidylate synthase, which yields MKQYLDLCEHILHNGATKEDRTGTGTLSVFGHQMRFDLAEGFPLMTTKKTAFRLIVSELLWFIKGDTNVRSLLQENNHIWDEWAFAQWVASDEYAGPDMSDFGRRAQTDPKFAEVYKIEMQSFQRKVIESPEFAEKYGDLGPVYGKQWRSWATTEGKTIDQLKNVIESIKKNPDSRRHLVTAWNPEFIDHMALPPCHIMFQFYVADGKLSCQLYQRSADVFLGVPFNIASYALLTHLVARECNLKVGDFVHTTGDTHLYSNHLSQVQEQLSREPKTLPTLKINGDVESIFDLKLKDITIEGYDPHPRIKAPVAV from the coding sequence ATGAAGCAATATTTAGACTTATGTGAACATATTCTACATAATGGAGCTACAAAAGAAGATCGAACTGGAACTGGTACTTTGAGTGTCTTTGGTCATCAAATGCGATTCGATTTAGCGGAAGGCTTTCCTTTAATGACAACTAAAAAAACAGCGTTTCGCTTGATTGTCTCGGAACTTCTTTGGTTTATCAAAGGTGATACCAATGTCCGATCTCTATTGCAAGAAAATAATCACATTTGGGATGAATGGGCGTTTGCACAGTGGGTAGCAAGTGATGAATACGCTGGACCTGATATGTCTGATTTCGGTCGTCGTGCACAAACAGACCCGAAATTTGCGGAAGTATACAAGATTGAGATGCAAAGTTTTCAGCGTAAAGTAATTGAAAGTCCAGAGTTTGCTGAGAAATACGGAGACCTAGGTCCCGTTTACGGCAAGCAATGGCGCTCATGGGCAACAACAGAAGGCAAGACCATCGATCAACTGAAAAATGTTATTGAATCGATTAAAAAAAATCCGGATTCTAGGCGCCACTTGGTTACTGCATGGAATCCGGAATTCATTGATCACATGGCTTTGCCACCATGTCATATCATGTTCCAATTTTATGTAGCAGACGGCAAATTATCATGCCAACTTTATCAACGCAGTGCAGATGTCTTTTTAGGTGTGCCATTTAATATTGCATCATACGCTTTGTTGACGCACCTTGTTGCTAGAGAATGCAATTTGAAAGTTGGTGATTTTGTCCATACAACAGGTGATACGCATCTCTACTCAAATCATCTTTCGCAAGTACAAGAACAGCTGTCAAGAGAACCAAAAACATTGCCAACTTTGAAAATCAATGGAGACGTCGAATCAATTTTCGACTTGAAACTAAAAGATATTACGATTGAAGGATACGATCCGCATCCTCGTATCAAAGCACCTGTTGCAGTTTAG
- a CDS encoding YpjP family protein, translated as MKNWWQKSLVIAVAVLTLGAISPNHLIWESLLDEKGQPKSHATESINKQYIYDWVDPGEFYDTSESILDLVYQSAEEQSYVKFGSRIGPVIQEEFQTLILPNIQRAIDVHLGNLNTGKLSKLAISEKPSGDHSEKIFHVYDAETLKDEIRFHVRTEKKPQLGYSFNFHYHLAEDDFQKHITLGDIYWSKNTPPKWLS; from the coding sequence ATGAAAAACTGGTGGCAAAAGTCGCTAGTGATTGCAGTTGCCGTTTTAACATTGGGCGCAATTTCCCCGAATCATTTAATTTGGGAATCGCTTTTAGACGAAAAGGGCCAACCGAAATCACATGCAACTGAAAGCATTAACAAACAATATATTTATGACTGGGTAGATCCAGGTGAGTTTTATGACACAAGTGAGTCTATTCTTGATCTAGTTTATCAATCTGCAGAAGAACAGTCTTATGTGAAATTCGGATCACGAATTGGTCCTGTGATTCAAGAGGAATTCCAAACATTGATTTTGCCTAATATTCAACGAGCAATTGATGTTCATCTTGGAAATCTCAATACCGGCAAGTTAAGTAAATTAGCCATTTCCGAAAAACCTTCTGGCGATCATTCTGAAAAAATATTTCATGTATATGACGCTGAAACACTTAAAGACGAAATACGTTTTCATGTCAGAACAGAGAAAAAACCACAGTTAGGCTATTCTTTTAACTTTCACTATCATTTGGCTGAAGATGACTTCCAAAAACACATTACATTAGGAGACATCTACTGGTCGAAAAATACACCGCCAAAATGGCTTTCGTAA
- a CDS encoding class I SAM-dependent methyltransferase: MKTVVTTAYRPTLSMIEWADRVSIDLSLQQIPRNKRSIEKIHADENADLLICLKERLEFYPVGKKEPFFFHPNSAAFRTKRPLQNDPLIAISGLKRGDSFLDCTLGLASDSLVASQWVGSSGKVIGCESHPVLAYVIEQGLKRYTGMPHLDEAMNRIVVVSSDAVSFLKKLESNSFDVIYMDPMFTEKITEASNFIPLRGSADYGQLTEQWVAEARRVARKTVVLKAHFRSEDFERFGFARRVRPNTKFHYGVISNTSK, from the coding sequence GTGAAGACAGTTGTCACAACAGCGTATCGCCCAACTCTTTCCATGATTGAATGGGCTGATCGCGTTTCGATAGATTTGTCGCTTCAGCAAATACCGCGCAATAAACGATCCATTGAAAAAATACACGCGGATGAAAATGCAGATTTATTGATTTGTTTAAAAGAAAGGCTCGAGTTTTATCCAGTGGGTAAAAAAGAGCCGTTTTTTTTTCATCCGAATTCGGCGGCTTTTCGAACAAAAAGACCCCTCCAAAACGATCCGTTAATTGCTATATCTGGTCTTAAACGCGGTGATTCTTTTCTAGACTGCACATTAGGCTTAGCGTCAGACTCTCTAGTAGCTTCTCAGTGGGTAGGAAGCAGCGGTAAAGTGATTGGCTGTGAAAGTCATCCAGTCCTTGCATACGTCATAGAACAAGGCTTAAAACGCTACACAGGTATGCCTCACTTAGATGAAGCGATGAATCGAATAGTTGTTGTATCTTCTGATGCAGTTTCTTTTCTAAAAAAACTTGAATCCAATTCGTTTGACGTTATTTATATGGATCCTATGTTTACTGAAAAAATAACAGAAGCATCCAACTTTATACCGCTTAGAGGTTCTGCGGATTATGGTCAATTAACAGAACAGTGGGTAGCAGAGGCAAGACGTGTGGCACGAAAAACAGTCGTTCTAAAAGCACATTTTCGTTCTGAAGATTTCGAACGCTTTGGATTTGCACGACGTGTTCGACCCAATACCAAATTCCATTATGGTGTAATTTCAAATACATCAAAATAA
- a CDS encoding BrxA/BrxB family bacilliredoxin, whose product MNAYDEYMKGIVMPMRQELVGAGFTELMTAEDVNEHMSNAKGTSLVVINSICGCAAGLARPAVIEALQAVEAKPEHLVTVFAGQEKEATAQLRNYFEEVAPSSPSIAVLKDGELAHFISREQIEGYPMEQIRDHLAQALEQVSAQ is encoded by the coding sequence ATGAACGCGTATGATGAGTACATGAAAGGCATTGTTATGCCGATGCGTCAGGAATTAGTTGGAGCAGGATTTACAGAATTGATGACTGCTGAGGATGTCAATGAACATATGAGCAACGCTAAAGGAACAAGCTTAGTTGTCATCAATTCCATCTGCGGTTGTGCAGCAGGATTGGCACGTCCAGCAGTTATAGAAGCACTTCAAGCAGTAGAAGCAAAACCGGAACATTTAGTTACGGTATTTGCAGGTCAAGAAAAAGAAGCTACTGCGCAACTGCGTAATTACTTTGAAGAAGTAGCTCCATCATCACCGTCGATCGCGGTATTAAAAGATGGCGAATTGGCTCATTTTATTTCTCGTGAACAAATTGAAGGCTATCCAATGGAACAAATTCGAGACCATTTAGCACAAGCACTTGAACAGGTGTCTGCACAGTGA
- a CDS encoding IS3 family transposase (programmed frameshift) → MPQKRRTFSPEFKKQVVALHAGGKSRPDIVREYDLTASALDRWIAQSNQTGSFEEKDNRSPLETELLAYKKRNKQLEMEVDIFKASGADHGTKIEIIQQNQHLYSVSAMCTVLQIARSTFYYETSVSVEKAHQKAQAEQELKDEIWAIFHENRRVYGTRKLKKELANRKKWVISRRRIGRLMASLGIQSKYALPSYKPMVTPPNEATYRNVLNRQFNPAAKNAVLVSDLTYVKVGGRWNYICFLLDLYNREIVGYSLGERKDAALVQRAFASVKGDLGAVKLFHTDRGSEFKNTGIDALLKTHQIERSLSQKGTPYDNAVAEATFKILKTELINGMCFDTLNQLALELFDYVNWYNHVRLHSSLGYTSPVTYRNATLKKVV, encoded by the exons ATGCCCCAAAAAAGACGAACATTTTCCCCGGAATTCAAAAAACAGGTCGTGGCGCTGCACGCAGGCGGAAAAAGCCGACCGGATATTGTCCGGGAATACGACCTGACGGCTTCCGCCCTCGATCGGTGGATTGCCCAATCCAATCAAACTGGCTCGTTCGAGGAAAAAGATAACCGAAGCCCTTTGGAAACGGAATTGCTTGCCTACAAAAAACGAAATAAGCAGTTGGAGATGGAAGTGGATATTT TTAAAGCAAGCGGCGCTGATCATGGGACGAAAATAGAGATTATCCAACAGAATCAACACCTCTATTCAGTATCAGCAATGTGCACTGTCCTCCAAATTGCCCGCAGCACCTTTTACTATGAGACTTCCGTTTCGGTAGAAAAAGCACACCAAAAAGCCCAAGCAGAACAGGAGTTGAAAGACGAAATCTGGGCGATCTTTCACGAGAATCGCCGCGTCTATGGCACACGCAAGCTGAAAAAAGAGTTGGCGAACAGAAAGAAATGGGTGATCTCGAGACGCCGTATTGGACGCCTCATGGCGTCACTTGGCATCCAATCGAAATACGCGCTGCCATCCTACAAACCGATGGTCACGCCTCCCAATGAAGCGACATACCGGAATGTGCTGAACCGCCAATTCAATCCGGCAGCGAAAAACGCCGTGTTGGTCAGCGACCTGACGTATGTAAAGGTTGGCGGCCGCTGGAACTATATTTGTTTCCTTCTCGATTTATATAACCGTGAAATTGTGGGGTACAGTCTGGGCGAGCGTAAAGACGCTGCCCTGGTTCAACGTGCCTTCGCATCGGTCAAAGGCGACTTGGGAGCCGTGAAGCTGTTCCATACGGACCGCGGATCTGAATTCAAGAACACCGGCATCGATGCGCTATTAAAGACGCACCAAATCGAACGGTCGCTGAGCCAAAAAGGAACCCCTTACGATAATGCGGTGGCGGAAGCCACGTTCAAGATTTTGAAGACGGAACTCATCAACGGAATGTGCTTTGACACGCTTAACCAGCTAGCGCTTGAACTGTTTGATTACGTGAATTGGTACAACCATGTCCGTCTACACAGCAGTCTGGGCTATACCAGCCCTGTCACTTATCGAAACGCAACCCTTAAAAAAGTTGTTTGA
- a CDS encoding conserved virulence factor C family protein, with product MKILTIEPTPSPNTMKVIIDQELPFGKSHNYNKNKLEGAPKEVQELLEIAGVKSVYHVADFLAVERISKFDWETILAQVRNVFGEGHEQSSEEIELDEHFGEVYVHVQEFKGIPLQVKVFDNSSEERFGMSERFVTAMKNVMDPTEENYLLQRKWADYGVRYGDKAEIGKSMVEEIEAAYPQERLVALTTKKDDKQLEATPRGRKINAEEFNAPDWETRFQLLDQMIEADVDDLALLSVALDDDKMSIRRQAAIFLGDIDDKAVVPYVERAMKDKSWAVRRTAGDTISDLGFEEFEPIMIETLNDKNKLVRWRAAMFLYETGTESALPALKQAESDPEFEVKLQIKMAIARIAEGEDAKGSVWKQMTEARQAMKSE from the coding sequence GTGAAAATTTTAACAATAGAACCGACACCAAGCCCGAATACGATGAAAGTAATTATCGATCAGGAATTACCGTTTGGCAAAAGCCACAATTACAATAAAAATAAGTTAGAAGGCGCACCAAAAGAAGTTCAGGAGTTGCTGGAAATTGCTGGCGTTAAAAGCGTTTATCATGTTGCTGATTTTCTAGCAGTCGAGCGAATTTCAAAATTTGATTGGGAAACTATCTTGGCACAAGTACGTAATGTATTTGGAGAAGGCCATGAACAATCGAGTGAAGAAATTGAATTAGATGAGCATTTTGGCGAAGTGTATGTCCATGTTCAGGAATTCAAAGGTATTCCCTTACAAGTAAAAGTTTTTGACAACTCTTCAGAAGAACGGTTTGGGATGTCTGAGCGCTTTGTCACTGCTATGAAGAACGTGATGGACCCAACTGAGGAAAACTATTTGTTGCAGCGTAAATGGGCTGATTATGGTGTTCGTTACGGGGATAAAGCTGAAATAGGCAAAAGTATGGTAGAAGAAATCGAAGCTGCTTATCCACAAGAACGCTTAGTTGCATTGACAACAAAAAAAGACGACAAACAACTTGAAGCCACTCCACGTGGCCGCAAAATAAATGCAGAAGAATTTAATGCACCAGATTGGGAAACACGTTTTCAGTTGCTCGATCAAATGATTGAAGCGGATGTTGACGACTTGGCATTGCTATCAGTTGCTTTGGATGATGACAAAATGTCGATTCGTCGACAAGCTGCCATTTTTCTTGGCGACATTGATGACAAAGCCGTCGTTCCCTATGTAGAACGTGCTATGAAAGACAAGAGCTGGGCCGTTCGCAGAACAGCAGGTGACACAATTAGTGATTTAGGATTTGAAGAATTTGAACCAATTATGATTGAAACTTTAAACGATAAAAACAAACTGGTTCGTTGGAGAGCAGCAATGTTTCTTTATGAAACAGGAACAGAGTCAGCATTACCAGCACTCAAGCAAGCAGAAAGTGATCCTGAATTTGAAGTGAAACTGCAAATTAAGATGGCTATTGCACGAATCGCAGAAGGTGAAGATGCTAAAGGTTCAGTTTGGAAACAAATGACCGAAGCTCGTCAAGCCATGAAAAGCGAATAA
- a CDS encoding ABC-F family ATP-binding cassette domain-containing protein, whose product MSHLNITKLTKTVGAKTLFKDVEFSLYPGERAGLIGVNGTGKSTLMSILAGTMDADSVVMDHPKKYQITYLMQEPEFDESLTVLETVFSGDSPILMLNRAYENALKNMMVDSSSTQLQDELMDIQEKMEQENAWDINALAKTALSKLGIDMYDQVIRELSGGQRKRVALAKALIEPADLILLDEPTNHLDAVSTEWLQETLLRMGSAMLFVTHDRYFLDAVSTHIFEIADQTMYTHKGNYGDYLENKAIRDEMNASSQEKLENRFRSELKWIRRGAKARSTKQKARIQRFDEIKESVQKENDNTSLELSMQSQRLGKKIIEGKDMGVAYGDKQIFSGFDFLLQGGDRIGIVGPNGAGKSTLMKMLAGELEPTTGKMEYGSTVKIAHFTQHLPEMDESQRMIEYIQETSSDFEAEKGVRLSATQMLERFLFPSNGHGTQIGKLSGGERKRLYLLKLLMEQPNILFLDEPTNDLDIQTLSVLEDFLENFPGVVITISHDRFFLDRIAQKLWTTGTGKIEEYQGLYSEFIKEKNNPVALAAQELVETEVVESVKAKKKMTYKEQLEYNGILEKIAEAETTIEAREEEMALAGTDYDKLQKLTKEINTLTVEYDALIERWTYLQEIAEA is encoded by the coding sequence ATGAGCCACTTAAATATTACGAAATTAACAAAAACAGTAGGAGCTAAAACATTATTCAAAGACGTCGAATTTTCTCTGTATCCAGGAGAACGCGCCGGGTTAATCGGTGTAAATGGAACAGGTAAATCGACATTGATGTCAATATTAGCAGGAACAATGGATGCAGATAGCGTTGTAATGGATCATCCAAAAAAATATCAAATTACGTATTTGATGCAAGAGCCCGAGTTTGATGAGTCGTTGACTGTTCTCGAAACCGTGTTCTCAGGAGACTCTCCGATACTAATGTTAAATCGCGCATATGAAAATGCTTTGAAAAACATGATGGTTGACTCGAGTTCAACTCAATTACAAGATGAGTTGATGGATATTCAAGAAAAAATGGAGCAAGAAAACGCTTGGGATATTAACGCGCTTGCAAAAACAGCTTTATCGAAACTAGGCATCGATATGTATGATCAAGTGATTCGTGAATTGTCTGGTGGCCAGCGTAAACGCGTTGCACTTGCGAAAGCATTGATCGAACCCGCAGATTTGATTCTTTTGGATGAGCCGACAAACCATTTAGACGCTGTTTCAACAGAATGGCTACAGGAAACGCTATTGCGGATGGGTTCAGCTATGCTGTTCGTGACGCATGACCGTTATTTCTTAGATGCAGTATCAACGCATATTTTTGAAATTGCCGATCAAACGATGTACACACATAAAGGGAACTACGGAGATTATTTGGAGAACAAAGCGATTCGTGATGAAATGAACGCTTCGTCTCAGGAAAAACTTGAAAACCGTTTCCGCTCAGAACTGAAATGGATTCGTCGTGGTGCTAAAGCACGTTCGACCAAACAAAAAGCGCGGATTCAGCGCTTTGATGAAATTAAAGAAAGTGTTCAAAAAGAAAATGACAATACATCGCTTGAACTATCGATGCAGAGCCAACGTCTAGGTAAAAAGATTATCGAAGGAAAAGATATGGGTGTGGCTTATGGCGACAAACAAATCTTTAGCGGATTCGATTTCCTGTTGCAAGGTGGAGATCGTATTGGAATCGTTGGACCAAACGGTGCAGGAAAATCTACCTTGATGAAAATGTTAGCAGGAGAACTTGAACCAACTACCGGTAAAATGGAATACGGCAGTACAGTAAAAATCGCTCACTTTACACAGCATTTGCCAGAAATGGATGAATCGCAGCGCATGATTGAATACATTCAAGAAACGTCGAGTGATTTTGAAGCGGAAAAAGGTGTTCGCTTATCGGCAACTCAAATGCTTGAACGTTTCCTATTCCCATCAAATGGTCACGGCACGCAAATTGGTAAATTATCAGGCGGCGAGAGAAAGCGTCTGTATTTATTGAAATTATTGATGGAACAGCCAAACATCTTATTCCTCGATGAGCCGACAAACGATTTGGATATCCAAACACTATCTGTTTTGGAAGATTTCTTAGAAAATTTCCCAGGCGTAGTTATTACAATTTCGCATGATCGCTTTTTCCTTGACCGCATTGCTCAGAAATTATGGACAACAGGGACAGGGAAAATCGAAGAATATCAAGGTCTTTACTCTGAATTCATTAAAGAAAAAAATAATCCGGTTGCTTTAGCTGCCCAAGAACTTGTTGAAACTGAAGTGGTAGAATCTGTTAAAGCTAAAAAGAAAATGACGTATAAAGAACAATTGGAATACAACGGCATCTTAGAGAAAATCGCAGAAGCAGAAACAACGATTGAAGCTCGTGAAGAAGAAATGGCTTTAGCGGGTACAGATTACGATAAATTACAAAAGCTAACAAAAGAAATAAACACATTAACAGTAGAATACGATGCATTGATTGAGCGATGGACATATCTTCAAGAAATTGCAGAAGCATGA
- a CDS encoding HD domain-containing protein produces MEQEKISQCQIEVKKIYDQFDASHDWQHIERVMKNAKTILAFETADAFIVELAVLLHDVSDPKYKKTGENLERDILERLQLTDTQQQQIQHTIASVSFKGGNGKPATSTEAKIVQDADRLDAIGAIGIARAFAFGGAKGRKLYDWNEKARTEMTEQQYREAQTSSVTHFHEKLLLLKDQMTTETGKQMAEERHEFMLSFLKQLQTETDGNK; encoded by the coding sequence ATGGAACAGGAAAAAATTAGCCAATGTCAAATCGAAGTAAAGAAAATTTACGATCAGTTTGATGCGAGCCACGACTGGCAGCACATTGAACGCGTCATGAAAAATGCGAAAACCATTTTAGCGTTCGAAACCGCTGATGCTTTTATTGTTGAACTAGCGGTATTGTTACATGATGTTTCGGATCCTAAATACAAAAAAACAGGTGAGAATTTAGAGCGAGATATTTTGGAACGTCTACAACTGACAGACACGCAACAACAACAAATCCAACATACCATCGCATCGGTATCTTTTAAAGGTGGCAATGGCAAGCCAGCAACAAGTACCGAAGCAAAAATCGTTCAAGACGCTGATCGCTTAGATGCTATCGGAGCAATTGGTATTGCTCGCGCATTTGCATTTGGTGGAGCCAAAGGACGTAAATTGTACGACTGGAACGAAAAAGCGCGTACAGAAATGACTGAACAACAGTACCGTGAAGCACAGACGAGTAGTGTCACACATTTTCACGAAAAACTATTATTGCTAAAAGATCAAATGACTACGGAAACTGGTAAGCAGATGGCTGAAGAACGCCACGAATTTATGCTATCCTTTTTAAAGCAACTTCAAACAGAAACGGATGGGAATAAATGA